One part of the Bacteroidia bacterium genome encodes these proteins:
- a CDS encoding GNAT family N-acetyltransferase, whose amino-acid sequence MKYIIESERVGMRAWKASDLDELAAINADPEVMKYFNRSLNKEESGIMMQRLQKQLEERGYTYFAAEEKSTGGLLGFVGLHFQDYEAPVRPFVDIGWRLKRAVWGKGFAPEAAKACLAFAFEELGLDAIYSVTPLQNSPSERVMQKIGMKKIAEFGHPKIPDDSEIKVCVFYEIKKEDF is encoded by the coding sequence ATGAAGTATATTATTGAAAGCGAAAGAGTAGGCATGAGAGCCTGGAAAGCTTCTGATCTCGATGAATTAGCGGCCATTAATGCCGATCCTGAAGTCATGAAATATTTCAACAGAAGTCTGAATAAGGAGGAGAGTGGAATCATGATGCAGCGGCTGCAAAAACAGTTGGAGGAAAGAGGCTATACCTATTTCGCTGCCGAGGAAAAATCCACAGGAGGATTGCTGGGATTTGTAGGCTTACACTTCCAGGATTATGAGGCTCCCGTCAGGCCTTTTGTAGACATTGGGTGGAGGTTAAAAAGAGCAGTTTGGGGAAAAGGATTTGCTCCCGAGGCTGCTAAAGCCTGTTTAGCCTTTGCTTTTGAAGAATTGGGCCTGGATGCGATTTACTCCGTAACTCCTTTACAGAATTCCCCCTCGGAACGGGTCATGCAAAAAATCGGCATGAAGAAAATCGCAGAATTTGGACATCCCAAAATTCCGGACGACAGTGAGATCAAAGTCTGCGTCTTTTACGAAATCAAGAAAGAAGATTTCTAA
- a CDS encoding ImmA/IrrE family metallo-endopeptidase: MRPKVLTKAPYKAKKLLEYVGLKEITNFPLETLIAGLGAILIEEPLVSCDGRIIHGKHNTIIKVNSEIQYEARKRFTIAHEIGHLQLHKNIPIHNDTSNTLNWFHRTEKKLVKGIQELEANEFATELLMPDKLFYEQAKGEIFSPDLLVSLSNRFKTSITSTIFRYLQFPLHPIFISFISNGIVQYWKKSDDLRVWVKDLNKLPPPSDSVSREYIDFNYGFLYSGREKKQEISKSTWFEISNREEDSIFYEYCIPTKKYKTILSVVWEN; this comes from the coding sequence ATGAGACCTAAAGTTTTAACCAAGGCTCCTTACAAAGCAAAAAAACTTCTTGAATACGTGGGACTTAAAGAAATAACTAATTTCCCATTAGAGACATTAATTGCTGGGCTTGGCGCAATTTTAATTGAAGAGCCATTAGTTAGTTGTGATGGAAGAATAATCCATGGCAAGCACAATACGATAATAAAAGTGAACAGTGAAATACAGTATGAAGCACGAAAAAGATTCACTATTGCCCACGAAATAGGGCATTTGCAGTTACATAAAAATATACCAATACATAACGATACTTCAAACACTTTAAACTGGTTCCATAGAACAGAAAAAAAACTTGTGAAGGGGATTCAAGAACTCGAAGCAAATGAATTTGCAACAGAATTATTGATGCCTGATAAATTATTTTATGAACAAGCAAAAGGGGAAATATTTAGTCCAGACTTATTAGTGTCCTTATCAAATAGATTTAAAACTAGTATTACATCAACTATCTTTAGATATCTTCAATTTCCTCTACATCCAATTTTTATTTCATTTATAAGCAATGGAATTGTCCAATATTGGAAAAAATCTGACGATCTAAGAGTTTGGGTTAAGGATTTAAATAAACTTCCTCCTCCCTCCGATTCAGTCAGCAGAGAGTATATAGATTTCAATTATGGCTTCTTGTACAGTGGTCGTGAAAAAAAACAAGAAATTTCGAAATCTACATGGTTCGAAATTTCTAACCGAGAAGAAGATTCTATTTTTTATGAATACTGTATACCAACAAAAAAGTATAAAACAATTCTCAGTGTAGTTTGGGAAAATTAA
- a CDS encoding T9SS type A sorting domain-containing protein, with the protein MRILACLYLLLSFLILFPQDILAQHSVARKWNEVLLEAIRTDFARPTVHARNLFHSSVAMYDIWAVFEDGAETYFLGKNLHSFPLPFEDFPYTGDIQEAREEAMSFAMARLIRHRFQNSPGAEETMDRVDSLMTALGYDINDISVAYQNGNPSALGNYVGQGLINYGRTDGSNEEEDYRNEYYVPLNFPMDPNDQGNPFITDPNRWQPLTFQIFIDQSGNPIPGDVPPFLSPEWGKVLPFALNRSDLTLYEKFGTDFYVYHDPGPPPYLPTDRENNDYTDYQWGFEIVALWSSHLDPSDGVMWDISPGALGNTNIDEFPQTIEDLPNFYKELEGGDIGTGHALNPATGQPYEPQMVPRGDYARVLAEFWADGPDSETPPGHWFTILNYVSDHPDLVKRFEGQGDILDDLEWDVKTYLTLGGAMHDAAISAWGIKGYYDYVRPVSALRLMIARGQASDPNDENYDPNGIELTPGLVELVRAGDPLAGIQQQNIGKIKIKAWRGPDFIIDPDTSVAGVGWILGENWWPYQRPSFVTPNFAGYVSGHSTYSRAASEVLTMFTGDPFFPGGMGEFVARQNEFLVFEDGPSQDIILQWATYRDASDQTSLSRIWGGIHPPADDIPGRLIGEKVGVDAFTKAKNLFQGVENPALDNPDQFAYPNPVRSGSFLYVAIDQEAPEIEAELIAADGRRVLYQNLPVAGNFVYLELDLARVAPGVYFLKLKGEGIDKTEKIQVY; encoded by the coding sequence ATGAGAATTTTAGCCTGCCTGTACCTGTTATTATCTTTTCTGATCCTCTTTCCCCAGGATATTCTGGCTCAACATTCTGTGGCCCGTAAATGGAATGAAGTTTTGCTGGAAGCGATCCGGACAGATTTTGCCCGGCCTACTGTACATGCCCGAAATCTGTTTCATTCATCGGTTGCCATGTATGATATATGGGCAGTTTTTGAAGATGGGGCAGAAACCTATTTTCTCGGAAAGAACCTCCATAGTTTTCCCTTGCCCTTTGAAGATTTTCCTTATACCGGAGATATTCAGGAAGCAAGAGAAGAGGCCATGAGTTTTGCTATGGCTCGCTTAATCAGACATCGTTTTCAAAATTCTCCAGGTGCTGAGGAAACCATGGATAGAGTCGATTCCCTCATGACGGCTCTGGGTTATGATATCAATGATATTTCTGTTGCCTATCAAAATGGCAATCCTTCTGCTCTGGGTAATTATGTCGGTCAGGGTCTGATCAACTACGGGAGAACCGATGGATCAAATGAGGAAGAGGACTATAGAAATGAATACTATGTTCCCCTAAACTTCCCCATGGATCCCAATGATCAGGGAAACCCCTTTATCACGGATCCCAATCGCTGGCAACCCCTTACTTTTCAGATATTCATTGATCAATCCGGAAATCCCATCCCTGGAGATGTGCCTCCTTTCCTCAGTCCAGAATGGGGGAAAGTATTGCCTTTTGCCCTGAATCGATCTGATCTGACTCTATATGAGAAATTCGGAACCGACTTTTATGTCTACCATGATCCCGGTCCGCCGCCCTATTTGCCTACGGATCGTGAAAATAATGATTACACTGATTATCAATGGGGCTTCGAAATTGTAGCCCTCTGGTCTTCCCATCTTGATCCCAGTGATGGAGTGATGTGGGACATCTCTCCGGGAGCTTTGGGCAATACCAATATTGATGAATTTCCGCAAACCATAGAAGACCTTCCTAACTTCTATAAAGAACTGGAGGGAGGTGATATTGGTACGGGACATGCACTCAATCCAGCTACCGGACAGCCTTATGAACCTCAAATGGTTCCTCGTGGGGATTATGCTCGGGTTCTGGCTGAATTTTGGGCCGATGGTCCGGATTCTGAAACGCCTCCCGGACACTGGTTTACGATTCTAAACTATGTGTCGGATCATCCTGATTTGGTGAAAAGATTTGAAGGACAGGGAGATATCCTGGATGATTTGGAATGGGATGTGAAAACCTATCTGACATTGGGTGGGGCCATGCATGATGCTGCCATCTCCGCCTGGGGAATCAAAGGATATTATGATTATGTACGGCCTGTTTCTGCTTTACGATTGATGATCGCGAGAGGACAGGCTTCTGATCCCAATGACGAGAACTACGATCCTAATGGGATCGAGCTTACGCCAGGCCTGGTGGAACTGGTACGAGCCGGTGATCCACTTGCAGGGATTCAACAGCAGAATATTGGTAAAATTAAAATAAAGGCCTGGAGAGGACCGGATTTCATCATTGATCCGGATACATCAGTTGCCGGGGTAGGATGGATACTGGGGGAAAATTGGTGGCCCTATCAGCGGCCCAGTTTTGTTACCCCAAACTTTGCTGGATATGTTTCCGGGCATTCAACCTATTCGAGAGCGGCATCTGAAGTCCTGACTATGTTTACGGGAGATCCGTTTTTTCCGGGAGGTATGGGAGAGTTTGTAGCCAGGCAAAATGAATTTCTGGTATTTGAAGATGGGCCTAGTCAGGACATTATTCTGCAATGGGCGACTTATAGAGATGCATCAGACCAGACCAGTCTCTCGCGTATCTGGGGAGGGATTCACCCACCTGCAGATGATATCCCAGGAAGATTGATTGGGGAAAAAGTAGGCGTTGATGCCTTCACTAAAGCCAAGAATCTTTTCCAGGGAGTAGAAAATCCTGCCTTGGATAATCCCGATCAGTTTGCCTATCCTAATCCTGTAAGAAGCGGTAGCTTCCTATATGTAGCGATAGATCAGGAAGCTCCGGAAATTGAAGCAGAGCTGATCGCTGCGGATGGAAGGAGAGTTTTGTATCAAAACCTGCCTGTAGCGGGTAATTTTGTATACCTCGAACTGGATTTGGCGCGGGTAGCCCCAGGTGTATATTTCCTGAAGCTGAAAGGTGAGGGAATTGATAAAACAGAAAAGATTCAGGTCTATTGA
- a CDS encoding phosphoribosyltransferase yields MKYPSSIDKEIQIVKEIVSDWPVEVDFNNVIKWILQFDTEDFEIPLRIIKYLNVVGYDDLNNALTVAYSKLERMANEKGTKITNKNTLFAGIGDGGKSGAMISYNFRLTNELSEENFLDDESIIFIEEGRIENIVLVDDIVGTGNQAVKEINKLAESVIPLGVKNIFLLTAIGMKEGIRKVEKETSAFIFSAFEYDSIDSVSSLDSVFYEGIEHEQRSILKERIEYYGKSVSKSPLGYGGLGLLITFYYNTPNSTLPVIWSSLNSWIPLFKRVRKINGIASYYRQIDGAKPKRKTRKDSKELILFVEGKTDEIFFELLSPRIKEELGVEKINVISLGGGYRSEKLIKNLEKFSISTYIYVIEKDERSIGYMEISKEYLKNSPFIEAPILAKYFDLVKVWNDEEYRRAFHRLRLKEIELTEESMPEFERHFLRGLPMSMRQRYLEKLIIKYPNIEEIDNLIQLIKEKFIEIKTPPNKS; encoded by the coding sequence ATGAAGTATCCGAGTTCAATTGATAAAGAAATTCAAATAGTAAAAGAAATAGTTTCTGATTGGCCTGTTGAAGTCGATTTCAACAATGTAATTAAATGGATTCTTCAGTTTGACACAGAAGATTTTGAAATTCCTCTACGAATAATTAAATATTTGAATGTCGTTGGATATGATGATTTAAACAATGCTCTTACTGTTGCATATAGTAAGCTTGAGAGGATGGCTAATGAAAAAGGCACAAAAATCACCAACAAAAATACTTTATTTGCGGGTATTGGAGATGGAGGGAAAAGTGGTGCAATGATTAGCTATAACTTTAGGTTAACCAATGAATTATCTGAGGAGAATTTTTTAGATGATGAATCAATAATCTTCATTGAGGAAGGACGGATAGAAAACATTGTCTTAGTAGATGATATTGTAGGAACAGGTAATCAAGCAGTAAAAGAGATAAATAAATTAGCAGAAAGCGTTATTCCTCTTGGAGTTAAAAATATTTTCTTATTGACTGCTATTGGAATGAAAGAAGGAATAAGAAAAGTTGAAAAGGAAACAAGTGCCTTCATTTTTTCTGCATTCGAATACGATAGTATTGATTCAGTTAGTTCATTGGATTCAGTATTTTATGAAGGTATTGAACACGAGCAAAGAAGTATCTTAAAAGAGAGAATAGAGTATTATGGAAAAAGTGTTTCAAAATCGCCATTAGGTTATGGAGGCTTAGGACTGTTAATAACTTTTTATTACAATACTCCTAATTCAACACTGCCTGTTATATGGAGTTCATTAAATTCTTGGATACCACTATTTAAACGTGTAAGGAAAATAAACGGAATAGCATCTTATTATCGCCAAATTGATGGAGCAAAACCCAAAAGAAAAACAAGGAAAGATTCAAAAGAACTAATCTTATTCGTTGAAGGGAAAACAGATGAAATATTCTTTGAACTTTTATCGCCAAGAATAAAAGAAGAATTAGGCGTTGAAAAAATTAATGTTATATCATTAGGTGGAGGATATCGCTCAGAGAAACTTATTAAGAATTTAGAGAAGTTTTCAATTTCAACATACATCTATGTGATTGAAAAAGACGAACGCTCAATAGGCTACATGGAGATATCAAAAGAATATTTAAAAAATTCACCATTTATCGAAGCTCCAATTCTTGCAAAATATTTTGATTTAGTAAAGGTTTGGAATGATGAAGAATACAGAAGAGCATTTCATAGACTTAGGCTAAAAGAGATAGAGTTAACTGAAGAATCAATGCCAGAGTTTGAACGACATTTCTTAAGAGGGCTTCCTATGTCAATGAGACAGAGATATTTAGAAAAACTAATAATTAAATATCCAAACATTGAAGAAATAGATAATTTAATTCAATTAATAAAAGAAAAGTTTATTGAAATAAAAACGCCACCTAACAAAAGCTAA
- a CDS encoding YARHG domain-containing protein: MKRFIFPLLCLFLFACGEEKQAPETAETSASEQAPSEEIAVSTPPSSENPAVLDHDPLGMYVGSFEAAKYGAGNAPSYSNLINISINRIEEDKVYGHSVVAGNIRPFEGSLKKVGDTNYMVEAKEPGDDRYDGSFKFSIILGTKPSINGTWVANDTKLAVTERKYELQKRKYDYNPELDLPESVTYDGLYDTWSGDEAETLTSSVTQLNASKALLKKQEVENLYKADLEFIRNAVYARHGYSFKNRRVRYVFDNYVDWYIPISTDIRDQLTEVERENIALLKRYEEHAEEYYDSFGR; this comes from the coding sequence ATGAAACGATTCATCTTTCCCCTGCTCTGTCTTTTCCTCTTCGCATGTGGAGAAGAAAAACAAGCTCCAGAGACCGCAGAAACAAGCGCAAGTGAGCAAGCTCCTTCAGAAGAAATTGCTGTCTCAACGCCTCCTTCTTCTGAAAATCCAGCTGTCCTGGACCATGATCCCCTGGGCATGTATGTGGGTTCTTTTGAAGCTGCAAAATATGGGGCAGGCAATGCTCCCTCTTATAGCAATCTGATCAATATCTCCATCAATCGGATAGAGGAAGATAAAGTCTATGGTCATAGCGTAGTAGCTGGAAATATCCGCCCATTTGAAGGTAGTTTAAAAAAGGTCGGTGATACCAATTATATGGTAGAGGCCAAAGAACCCGGTGATGATCGCTATGATGGTTCATTCAAATTTTCGATCATACTGGGAACAAAACCTTCTATTAATGGAACCTGGGTAGCCAATGATACAAAGCTTGCCGTAACAGAACGTAAGTATGAGTTGCAAAAAAGGAAGTATGATTATAATCCCGAATTAGATTTGCCAGAATCTGTCACCTATGATGGGCTCTATGATACCTGGAGTGGAGATGAAGCAGAAACCCTCACCTCTTCGGTAACACAACTCAATGCCTCCAAAGCTTTACTCAAAAAACAAGAGGTTGAAAATCTGTATAAAGCCGATTTAGAATTTATCAGAAATGCAGTATATGCCCGTCATGGATACTCCTTCAAAAATCGTAGGGTTCGTTATGTCTTTGACAACTATGTGGACTGGTATATCCCGATTTCTACTGACATCCGTGATCAATTAACAGAAGTAGAAAGAGAAAACATTGCCCTACTCAAACGCTATGAAGAACATGCTGAGGAGTATTATGATTCTTTTGGTCGATAA
- a CDS encoding TerB family tellurite resistance protein, whose protein sequence is MGSKVKLYDVFGELLYVLAMADGVIQEEEIETLEKMLADHPWGKEIKWSFDYERKQESDIEDLYKKVILFCQDYGPDPEYQAMLDVMEKMAEASAGVDKSEKTVMDSFTKGLTERFKKDIKNLRDSGQ, encoded by the coding sequence ATGGGTAGTAAAGTAAAATTATACGACGTATTTGGTGAATTGCTCTATGTCCTGGCTATGGCGGATGGAGTGATTCAGGAAGAAGAAATTGAAACTCTGGAAAAGATGCTTGCGGATCATCCCTGGGGTAAGGAGATCAAATGGTCCTTCGATTATGAGCGCAAACAGGAGAGCGACATAGAAGACCTCTACAAAAAGGTAATCCTCTTTTGCCAGGACTATGGTCCTGATCCTGAGTATCAGGCCATGTTGGATGTCATGGAGAAAATGGCAGAGGCTTCTGCCGGCGTAGACAAATCAGAAAAAACAGTTATGGACAGCTTTACCAAAGGGCTGACCGAGCGTTTTAAAAAGGATATTAAAAATTTGAGAGATTCAGGTCAATAG
- a CDS encoding phosphoglycerate kinase, with amino-acid sequence MKYINEANCKDRRALIRVDFNVPLDGDLNVTDDRRIREAVPTIKHILENGGSAVLMSHLGRPKSGPEDKFSLRHAISTLKKYVDAPIHFGEDCIGDEAFEMSANLKPGELLLLNNLRFYGEEKKGDEAFAEKLSKHGDYYVNDAFGTAHRAHASTTIVAQFFEEKYCGFLLKKEIENAEKVVNNSERPVCAIMGGAKVSDKIQIIENLLPKVDYLLIGGGMAFTFLRAKGYKIGKSLLEADKIATAASLLKRAVRENTQILTPVDSVVSDVFGEDGRVDIVRNENFPDDMMGLDIGPQTFDYYFDTIVKSKVILWNGPMGVFEMEKFAKGTLAVAEAVVEATKNGAFSLIGGGDSAAAIAKAGLEAEVSYVSTGGGALLEYLEGKTLPGIAALG; translated from the coding sequence ATGAAATACATTAACGAAGCAAACTGTAAAGACCGCAGAGCCCTGATCAGGGTTGATTTCAATGTGCCCCTCGATGGCGACCTGAACGTAACGGATGATCGCCGGATTCGTGAGGCGGTTCCTACGATCAAACATATCCTGGAAAATGGAGGATCGGCTGTGCTGATGTCTCACCTCGGCAGACCCAAATCCGGTCCTGAAGATAAATTTAGTTTAAGGCATGCGATTTCTACTTTAAAAAAATATGTGGATGCGCCCATTCATTTTGGAGAAGATTGCATCGGAGATGAAGCCTTTGAAATGAGTGCAAATCTCAAGCCTGGCGAATTATTGCTTCTCAACAACCTTCGTTTTTATGGAGAAGAGAAAAAGGGAGATGAGGCTTTTGCTGAGAAGCTCTCCAAGCATGGAGACTACTACGTGAACGATGCTTTCGGTACAGCACACAGAGCCCATGCAAGTACGACCATCGTAGCCCAGTTTTTCGAAGAGAAATATTGCGGGTTTTTGTTGAAGAAGGAGATCGAAAATGCCGAAAAAGTAGTCAACAATAGCGAGCGTCCGGTTTGTGCGATTATGGGTGGGGCGAAAGTATCTGACAAAATTCAGATCATTGAGAACCTGTTGCCGAAAGTAGATTACCTCCTCATCGGTGGAGGAATGGCCTTTACCTTCCTGCGAGCCAAAGGATACAAAATCGGAAAGTCTCTGTTGGAAGCTGATAAAATTGCCACAGCCGCTTCTCTTTTGAAGCGTGCAGTTAGAGAAAACACCCAAATCCTGACGCCGGTGGACTCGGTAGTTTCGGATGTATTTGGCGAAGATGGAAGAGTCGACATCGTCCGCAATGAAAACTTCCCGGATGATATGATGGGACTGGACATTGGGCCACAGACCTTCGACTACTATTTCGACACCATCGTCAAGTCCAAAGTCATCTTGTGGAACGGCCCTATGGGTGTATTCGAAATGGAGAAATTCGCCAAAGGAACCCTGGCCGTAGCCGAAGCCGTAGTCGAGGCCACCAAAAACGGCGCCTTCTCCCTCATCGGTGGAGGAGATTCCGCAGCCGCCATCGCCAAAGCCGGACTGGAAGCCGAGGTTTCCTATGTGTCCACAGGTGGAGGTGCTTTGTTGGAGTATCTGGAAGGCAAAACCTTGCCGGGTATAGCTGCCTTGGGCTAG
- a CDS encoding NADH-quinone oxidoreductase subunit M, with protein sequence MNLLSEKLIPILVFSPLIGSIIIAFLKPGQKDLSKTIALWVSMIPFVLSLVVLYEFFGRMSSDTLYADPEGFAFYFSFDWLTAGNFDINFTMAVDGISIYLIMLTTLIFPLSIYFSWGIDKSPRAYYFLLLLLEVGVLGFFVSLDMLLFYIFFEMVLIPMYFLIGIWGGKDRVYASLKFFLYTLVGSLLMLVAIIYLGSHIDFNNPELLAANPEMANVYFTTDYNVMVKYSDITASAETWLFLAFALSFAIKVPLFPLHTWLPDAHVQAPTAGSVILAGVLLKMGSYGLVRFCLPLFPHASVEFAPYMAILGVVGIIYGAMAAMVQKDIKKLVAYSSVSHMGFIVLGTFAFTEEALSGAVIQMVSHGIATGGLFLLVGMIYDRRHTRKISDYQGIAKQMPRYTFIFLITVMASVGLPGLNGFVGEFMILLGSFDSEIISNVFPILAATGVVIAAVYLLWMFRRVMFGTLDKEENKNLVDLTGREVFVMMPLVVLMITMGLYAKPWLDHIAPSSRIIVEQVREANNLPLTPDGDKTTVHELTEEDLIAKD encoded by the coding sequence GTGAATCTCCTTTCGGAAAAACTGATTCCCATATTAGTATTCTCTCCGCTAATTGGTTCTATTATCATTGCTTTTCTAAAACCCGGTCAAAAAGACCTATCCAAAACGATAGCTCTTTGGGTTTCGATGATACCTTTTGTTTTGAGTTTGGTTGTCCTGTATGAATTCTTTGGCAGGATGTCTAGTGATACCTTATACGCTGACCCGGAAGGATTTGCATTCTACTTCAGTTTTGACTGGCTCACGGCGGGAAATTTTGACATAAACTTTACGATGGCAGTCGATGGGATATCTATTTATCTCATTATGCTGACGACCCTGATATTCCCTTTATCCATATACTTTTCCTGGGGCATTGATAAAAGTCCTCGAGCCTATTATTTCTTGCTCTTATTGCTGGAAGTAGGGGTTTTGGGCTTCTTTGTTTCGCTGGATATGCTGCTTTTCTACATCTTTTTCGAGATGGTACTGATCCCGATGTATTTCCTGATTGGGATTTGGGGAGGAAAGGATCGAGTATATGCTTCTCTAAAGTTTTTCCTCTACACCCTGGTCGGCTCCCTCCTGATGCTGGTAGCCATCATTTACCTGGGTTCACATATCGACTTCAATAATCCGGAACTCCTCGCAGCAAATCCTGAAATGGCCAATGTCTATTTCACTACGGATTACAATGTGATGGTTAAGTATTCGGACATAACTGCTTCGGCCGAAACCTGGCTCTTCCTGGCATTTGCCTTAAGTTTTGCCATCAAGGTTCCGCTCTTTCCCTTACATACCTGGCTGCCGGATGCTCACGTTCAGGCACCTACTGCTGGTTCGGTAATTCTGGCAGGGGTACTCTTGAAAATGGGCTCCTATGGATTGGTGAGATTTTGTCTCCCACTCTTCCCGCATGCCTCTGTAGAGTTTGCGCCTTATATGGCCATACTTGGAGTAGTAGGAATTATCTATGGAGCAATGGCGGCTATGGTGCAAAAGGACATCAAAAAACTGGTGGCCTATTCTTCGGTCTCTCATATGGGCTTTATCGTTCTGGGTACTTTTGCCTTTACAGAAGAAGCCCTGAGTGGAGCTGTCATCCAAATGGTGAGCCACGGTATCGCTACGGGTGGACTCTTCCTACTGGTAGGAATGATTTATGATCGTCGCCATACCCGTAAGATTTCTGACTATCAGGGGATAGCCAAGCAGATGCCTCGCTATACCTTTATCTTCCTGATCACCGTTATGGCCTCAGTAGGTCTGCCAGGATTGAATGGATTTGTGGGAGAATTTATGATCCTGCTCGGTTCCTTCGATTCTGAGATCATTTCAAACGTCTTCCCGATTCTGGCCGCAACCGGTGTGGTAATCGCTGCAGTTTATCTACTCTGGATGTTCCGTCGCGTAATGTTTGGTACGCTGGATAAAGAGGAGAACAAGAACCTGGTCGACCTGACTGGACGCGAAGTATTCGTGATGATGCCTTTGGTTGTATTGATGATTACTATGGGACTCTATGCCAAGCCCTGGTTGGATCACATCGCACCAAGTTCCCGCATCATTGTAGAGCAAGTACGCGAAGCCAACAATCTTCCCTTGACTCCGGATGGAGACAAGACTACGGTTCATGAATTGACGGAGGAAGACTTGATCGCTAAGGATTAA
- a CDS encoding DUF2306 domain-containing protein — protein sequence MSAHTQKFLRNPSLLWSGGILMAYLYFCYLMLDISLQYIPFDTDVAFLRIKQDYIELKHYKLAFFTHVYTSFFCLLAGFTQFSPYVRKKLPALHRSGGWLYAVSILFLAAPSGFIIGIYANGGLPSQIAFCLLALLWIWTTGKAIWEIKAKNYQAHRFFMIRSFALTMSAITLRAWKYIIVALFHPRPMDVYMIVAWLGWVLNLLLAEYIIYRLKK from the coding sequence ATGTCCGCACACACACAAAAGTTCCTGAGGAATCCTTCGCTCTTATGGTCAGGAGGCATTCTCATGGCCTATCTCTACTTTTGTTATCTGATGCTGGATATCAGCTTGCAGTACATTCCCTTTGATACAGATGTCGCCTTTCTACGAATCAAGCAGGATTACATAGAACTGAAGCATTATAAGCTGGCCTTCTTTACCCATGTCTATACCTCTTTTTTCTGTTTACTAGCAGGCTTTACCCAATTTTCTCCCTATGTCCGTAAAAAACTCCCGGCCTTGCACAGATCCGGAGGATGGCTCTATGCAGTAAGTATCCTCTTTCTGGCTGCTCCTTCCGGTTTTATAATAGGCATTTATGCGAATGGAGGCCTTCCCTCGCAAATCGCCTTCTGCTTATTGGCTTTGCTCTGGATATGGACGACGGGAAAAGCGATTTGGGAGATCAAAGCGAAAAACTACCAGGCACATAGATTCTTTATGATTCGAAGTTTTGCCCTGACGATGAGTGCCATTACGCTCAGGGCCTGGAAATACATTATCGTTGCCTTATTCCACCCCAGACCTATGGATGTTTATATGATCGTAGCCTGGTTGGGATGGGTACTCAATCTTTTACTAGCAGAATACATCATTTATAGATTAAAAAAATGA
- a CDS encoding YegP family protein, producing the protein MKNPKYQLYKSGSEYRFRLKARNGEIILKSEGYTSKSSCLSGIESVKRNSPYDNRYERKISTNQKYYFVLKAANGEIIGVSELYSSRQSREVGINSVKLVAPSAPIEDLTLAIF; encoded by the coding sequence ATGAAAAATCCAAAGTATCAACTTTATAAATCTGGATCTGAATACAGATTTAGATTGAAAGCAAGAAATGGTGAAATAATATTGAAAAGTGAAGGTTATACTTCTAAATCATCCTGTTTATCTGGAATTGAATCTGTAAAACGTAATTCCCCCTATGATAATAGGTATGAGCGAAAAATATCCACCAACCAAAAGTATTATTTCGTCTTGAAAGCAGCGAATGGTGAGATCATAGGAGTGAGTGAATTATATTCGTCTCGACAATCACGAGAAGTAGGTATTAATTCTGTAAAACTGGTAGCACCCAGTGCTCCAATTGAAGATTTAACATTAGCTATTTTTTAA